The following are from one region of the Orenia metallireducens genome:
- a CDS encoding Spo0E family sporulation regulatory protein-aspartic acid phosphatase, whose product MKNLVESDLYQQISVLKEKLLDYDLNIKKKELLKLSKQLDELILEYTKKYLVN is encoded by the coding sequence ATGAAGAATTTGGTAGAATCTGATTTATATCAACAGATTTCTGTATTGAAAGAGAAGTTATTGGATTATGATTTGAATATAAAGAAGAAGGAATTATTAAAGTTGAGTAAGCAACTTGATGAATTAATTTTAGAATACACCAAAAAATATCTTGTTAATTAA
- a CDS encoding glycosyl transferase family 4, whose translation MLPITILILVSFILSKIGFKLIPPLLVEAESVAPNFKGDKIPVGYGIIFSLNLIVILILGTLFGYYSLQQSIPLITLILAMAFVGLLDDAFGNKDSQGFSGHFKSLLFERRLTTGAIKAIFSLVIVFFINFYWNKSYFDLFINTLLILLMSNFINLLDLRPGRALKVTLFLLLATLGLGLRNYLLIIPIVIMVLLALKFDLQAKGMMGDIGSNVLGVTLGGILAINYGIYIRASITFLLFSIHLYSEFHSLSELIKSNKILLYLDKLGR comes from the coding sequence GTGTTACCTATTACAATACTAATACTTGTTAGTTTTATCCTGTCTAAAATAGGATTTAAATTAATCCCTCCCCTTTTGGTGGAGGCAGAGTCTGTTGCTCCTAACTTTAAAGGTGATAAGATACCTGTTGGTTATGGGATTATCTTTTCTTTAAATTTAATTGTTATTTTGATTTTAGGAACATTATTTGGTTATTATTCACTCCAACAATCTATTCCTTTAATTACCTTAATCTTGGCTATGGCTTTTGTAGGCTTATTGGATGATGCCTTTGGAAATAAAGATAGTCAAGGTTTTAGTGGACATTTCAAATCTTTACTCTTTGAAAGACGGTTGACTACAGGAGCAATTAAGGCTATCTTCTCTTTGGTGATTGTCTTCTTTATCAACTTTTATTGGAATAAGAGTTACTTTGATTTATTTATTAATACCCTTTTAATTCTATTAATGAGTAATTTTATCAATCTATTGGACTTAAGACCAGGGAGAGCCTTAAAGGTAACACTATTCTTATTACTAGCAACTTTAGGACTAGGTTTAAGAAATTATTTGTTAATTATACCTATAGTAATTATGGTATTACTTGCTTTAAAATTTGATTTACAGGCTAAAGGGATGATGGGGGATATAGGCTCAAATGTACTTGGAGTAACCTTAGGAGGAATATTAGCAATAAATTATGGTATTTATATTAGAGCTTCAATTACGTTTTTATTATTTTCCATTCATTTATATAGTGAGTTTCATTCATTATCTGAATTAATTAAAAGTAATAAGATATTATTATATCTCGATAAATTGGGAAGATGA
- a CDS encoding glycosyltransferase family 2 protein, with protein MDKSISVLIPAYNEEDKIEDTIKSIKGLDGVNEVIVVDDGSSDKTYQKANNLATKVIRLEQNQGKGAALNRGLEEVNGDIILLLDADLGNSSAEAMKLVEPLLEGRADMSIAKFPPSQVKGGFGLVKGLANWGLRKLTCQEFSAPLSGQRALSKDVVKEIKSFAKGFGVEVALTADVCKAGFKVEEVPVMMKHRESKRDLEGFIHRGKQFKDVALVLISKINKI; from the coding sequence TTGGATAAGTCAATTTCAGTTTTAATCCCTGCCTATAATGAAGAAGATAAGATAGAAGATACTATTAAGAGTATTAAGGGCTTAGATGGAGTTAATGAAGTAATTGTAGTTGATGATGGTTCTTCAGATAAGACTTATCAAAAAGCTAATAATTTGGCTACAAAGGTAATTAGACTAGAGCAGAATCAAGGGAAAGGTGCCGCTTTAAACCGTGGACTAGAGGAGGTCAATGGGGATATTATCCTCTTATTGGATGCTGATTTGGGCAATAGTTCAGCAGAGGCTATGAAGTTAGTAGAACCTCTCTTAGAGGGAAGAGCAGATATGTCTATTGCTAAATTCCCTCCAAGTCAGGTTAAAGGTGGTTTTGGATTGGTGAAGGGGTTGGCTAATTGGGGTTTAAGAAAGTTGACTTGTCAAGAGTTTTCGGCCCCTCTTTCTGGACAGAGGGCTCTATCTAAAGATGTAGTCAAAGAGATAAAGAGTTTTGCTAAAGGCTTTGGAGTAGAAGTGGCTTTAACTGCTGATGTCTGTAAAGCAGGATTTAAAGTAGAAGAGGTTCCTGTAATGATGAAGCATCGTGAGAGCAAGAGAGATCTTGAAGGTTTTATACATCGAGGAAAGCAGTTTAAAGATGTTGCTCTTGTGCTCATCTCTAAGATTAATAAAATTTAG
- a CDS encoding MetS family NSS transporter small subunit, which yields MTAGAIGMLIFGSTILFGGLAVCLNIAMKND from the coding sequence ATGACAGCAGGAGCAATCGGAATGTTGATTTTTGGATCTACAATTTTATTTGGTGGATTAGCAGTTTGCTTAAATATTGCGATGAAAAATGATTAA
- a CDS encoding endonuclease Q family protein: MEEYFMDLHLHIGRTNSGQGVKITASDRLTIENIISEGASRKGIDILGIVDAASSEVIKDIEKLVDEGKLIPLEDGGLSYQEKVTIILGSELEVKSEAGRQAHLIGYFPYLEDIKAFSQELSKHVTNINLSTQMTYLSAKELFGVVDSFGGILIPAHCFTPHRGLYGNYGDSLVDIFGEEVFQKVYAIELGLSADSELADYLNELGEKTFLSNSDAHSLAKIGREYNKVLLEQPTFKEVLLALKREQGRRIIGNYGLEPRLGKYYRSYCLECEKTLVDNYPALSCFKDSEHKIVKGVLDRVLEISSRKDSFSPDFRPEYHHQVPLVDIPGVGKKTLEKLLKAFGTEMEILHKADHKQLAEVVGQKVATNITRAREGKLSILPGGGGKYGKVIE, translated from the coding sequence ATGGAAGAGTACTTTATGGATTTGCACTTACATATAGGTAGGACTAATTCAGGTCAAGGAGTAAAAATTACAGCCTCTGATAGATTAACTATAGAGAATATCATCAGTGAGGGAGCAAGTAGAAAGGGGATAGATATCTTAGGAATCGTTGATGCCGCATCTTCTGAGGTGATTAAAGATATTGAGAAGCTAGTTGATGAAGGTAAGCTGATTCCTTTAGAGGATGGTGGATTGAGCTATCAAGAAAAGGTAACAATAATATTGGGTTCTGAGCTTGAAGTGAAATCTGAAGCTGGTAGACAGGCACATCTAATAGGATACTTCCCATATCTAGAGGATATCAAGGCTTTTAGCCAAGAATTATCTAAACATGTTACTAATATTAATCTCAGTACCCAAATGACCTATTTGTCAGCTAAAGAACTTTTTGGAGTTGTTGATAGCTTCGGTGGAATCTTAATTCCCGCTCACTGCTTTACACCCCATCGAGGTTTATATGGAAATTATGGTGATAGTCTAGTAGATATCTTTGGCGAAGAAGTTTTTCAGAAGGTTTATGCTATAGAGCTAGGATTGAGTGCAGATAGTGAATTGGCAGATTACCTTAATGAATTAGGAGAAAAGACCTTCTTAAGTAACTCTGATGCCCATTCTTTGGCTAAAATTGGTAGAGAGTATAATAAAGTTTTGTTAGAGCAGCCTACCTTCAAAGAGGTATTATTGGCGTTAAAGAGAGAGCAGGGAAGAAGGATAATCGGTAATTATGGATTGGAGCCTAGATTGGGTAAATACTATAGAAGTTATTGTTTAGAATGTGAGAAGACATTGGTAGATAATTACCCTGCTTTGAGCTGTTTTAAAGATAGTGAACATAAGATTGTAAAAGGGGTTCTAGATAGAGTTTTAGAAATTTCTAGTAGAAAGGATTCTTTTAGTCCCGATTTTAGACCAGAGTATCACCATCAGGTTCCTTTGGTCGATATCCCAGGTGTAGGTAAGAAGACTTTGGAGAAGTTGTTGAAAGCCTTTGGTACTGAAATGGAGATTCTACATAAGGCTGATCATAAGCAATTAGCAGAGGTAGTGGGTCAGAAGGTAGCAACAAATATAACTAGAGCACGAGAAGGAAAATTATCTATTCTGCCTGGAGGAGGTGGCAAATATGGAAAGGTTATCGAATAA
- a CDS encoding phosphopentomutase gives MNIKRVNIIVLDSVGIGALPDAADFGDQGAATLQNTAKAVGGLKLPNLESFGLGNIADIEGVAKVDSPKAACGKMAEESNGKDTTTGHWEIAGLISKDPFRTYPDGFPDEVMDQFHQAIGRESLANKPASGTEIIKELGEEHMRTGKPIVYTSADSVFQIAAHEDIISVDELYEMCEKARKILQGEHAVARVIARPFIGEPGNFERTANRKDYSLTPPEKTVLNHLKDGGYKVMAVGKIENIYAGEGITDAVHTKSNMDGVDKTLDYLKAEKEGLIFTNLVDFDSKYGHRRNPEAYAKALENFDKRMPEILEQLNEEDLLIIIADHGCDPTYKGTDHTREYVPLLVYGEQVKAGAELGVRETFSDIAATLAEIFGVKGTGNGTSFLKEIRK, from the coding sequence ATGAACATTAAAAGAGTAAATATAATTGTATTAGATAGTGTTGGGATTGGAGCTTTACCTGATGCTGCTGATTTTGGTGATCAGGGGGCAGCTACTTTACAGAATACTGCAAAGGCAGTTGGAGGATTGAAGCTTCCTAATTTAGAGAGTTTTGGCTTAGGTAATATTGCAGATATTGAAGGAGTAGCAAAAGTTGATAGTCCAAAGGCTGCCTGTGGCAAGATGGCAGAAGAGTCCAATGGGAAGGATACAACCACTGGGCATTGGGAGATAGCAGGACTTATCTCTAAAGACCCTTTTAGAACATATCCCGATGGCTTTCCTGATGAAGTGATGGATCAATTTCATCAAGCAATTGGTAGAGAGAGCCTAGCCAATAAGCCTGCTTCAGGAACTGAAATTATCAAAGAGTTAGGCGAAGAACATATGCGGACTGGTAAGCCTATCGTTTATACTTCTGCTGATAGTGTCTTCCAGATTGCAGCCCATGAGGATATTATCTCAGTTGATGAACTATATGAGATGTGTGAAAAGGCTCGTAAGATATTGCAAGGGGAGCATGCAGTAGCAAGGGTTATTGCTAGACCCTTTATAGGTGAACCTGGTAACTTTGAACGTACTGCTAATAGGAAGGACTACTCTCTAACACCACCTGAGAAGACTGTCTTAAATCATCTTAAAGATGGAGGTTATAAGGTGATGGCAGTAGGTAAGATTGAGAATATCTATGCAGGTGAAGGAATTACTGATGCAGTCCATACCAAAAGTAATATGGATGGAGTAGATAAGACTTTAGATTACTTAAAGGCTGAAAAGGAAGGTTTAATCTTTACAAATTTAGTAGACTTCGATTCTAAATATGGGCATCGTAGAAACCCAGAGGCCTATGCTAAGGCACTAGAGAACTTTGATAAGAGAATGCCAGAGATTCTAGAGCAACTAAATGAAGAAGACCTACTGATTATTATCGCTGATCATGGCTGTGACCCAACTTATAAAGGAACAGATCATACTAGAGAATATGTACCATTATTGGTTTATGGCGAGCAAGTAAAAGCAGGAGCTGAATTGGGAGTTAGAGAGACTTTTAGTGATATTGCAGCTACTCTAGCAGAAATCTTTGGAGTTAAAGGAACAGGGAATGGAACAAGCTTTTTGAAAGAGATAAGAAAATAG
- the spoIIM gene encoding stage II sporulation protein M, translated as MANLRYIKLKINNFFRDNMLILIFILVCFIGGSIAGSVAANTLTYQQKTVLLNYLSGFITEVNELLSDNQQLITRNVILANLKYALLFWVLAITLVGVVAIPLLIILRGFIVGFTSTFLIREMFFKGALLALTSIMPQNLILVPSLILGGFLSCIFVFRFGGGILTGRKYNLKRMLVGYSFSMVGIALLLFLAALVEIYVVPYLLRLVEGIVI; from the coding sequence ATGGCTAATTTAAGATATATAAAGTTAAAGATTAATAATTTCTTTCGAGATAATATGTTGATTTTAATCTTTATATTGGTCTGTTTTATTGGTGGTAGTATCGCTGGGTCTGTTGCTGCTAATACTTTGACTTATCAGCAGAAGACGGTTTTATTGAATTATTTATCTGGATTTATAACAGAGGTCAATGAACTATTAAGTGATAATCAGCAGCTAATAACTCGAAATGTTATTCTTGCTAATCTCAAGTATGCCTTGCTATTTTGGGTATTGGCAATTACTCTAGTGGGAGTAGTTGCTATCCCATTGCTGATAATCTTGAGAGGATTTATAGTCGGTTTTACTTCGACTTTTCTGATTCGGGAGATGTTCTTTAAAGGAGCATTGTTGGCATTGACTTCAATTATGCCCCAGAATTTAATTCTTGTTCCTAGCTTAATCTTAGGTGGATTTTTAAGTTGTATCTTTGTATTTAGATTTGGGGGAGGAATCTTAACAGGAAGAAAGTATAATCTTAAGAGGATGTTAGTGGGGTATTCCTTCTCTATGGTGGGGATTGCCTTGTTACTATTTTTAGCAGCCCTAGTTGAAATTTATGTAGTCCCATATTTGCTTAGGCTGGTGGAGGGGATAGTTATATAA
- a CDS encoding DUF3866 family protein codes for MIEIRQGKVIEILSQRDGLTIVRLEIEGKEKKGISYDDLVGEIREGDDVVVNTTATSLNLGTGGYDFIICILNHARERDEKGHIMKMRYTPYQIQTFSTEEQDSPYHERINNFHSLSGTPVVVGTLHSMLAPITVMAKAISPKAKITYIMTDGAALPIRFSNMVHFLKSEGIINNTVTIGHAFGGDLEAVNIYSGLISAYEVSEADIIVVCMGPGIVGTGTKYGFTGVEQANILNAVYQLGGSPIGVPRIGFGDRRERHYGLSHHSRTTLGELTMVESKVGLPYLDRKRAGVIKEQLVEAGINNKHQIIYREGDRVLKELERLDFTFKTMGRGLKEEKEYFMTAGVAGILASEEIGKDGSDG; via the coding sequence ATGATAGAAATTAGGCAAGGCAAGGTTATTGAAATTTTATCCCAACGAGATGGTTTGACCATTGTTAGGCTAGAGATTGAAGGTAAGGAGAAGAAAGGGATAAGTTATGACGATTTAGTAGGAGAGATAAGAGAAGGTGATGATGTAGTAGTAAATACAACTGCAACATCTTTGAACTTAGGAACTGGAGGATATGACTTTATTATATGTATCTTAAATCATGCTAGAGAACGAGATGAAAAAGGGCATATTATGAAGATGAGATATACCCCTTATCAGATTCAAACTTTTAGTACCGAAGAGCAGGATAGTCCCTATCATGAACGTATCAATAACTTTCATTCTTTAAGTGGGACACCAGTTGTAGTAGGAACTTTACATAGTATGCTAGCTCCTATAACAGTAATGGCTAAAGCAATCTCTCCTAAAGCTAAGATAACTTATATTATGACCGATGGTGCAGCCTTACCTATTAGATTCAGTAATATGGTTCATTTTTTAAAGAGTGAAGGGATTATTAATAATACAGTTACTATAGGTCATGCCTTTGGTGGTGACTTAGAAGCTGTTAATATCTATTCAGGATTGATTAGTGCCTATGAAGTCAGTGAAGCTGATATAATAGTGGTCTGTATGGGTCCTGGGATTGTAGGAACAGGTACAAAGTATGGCTTTACAGGGGTAGAGCAGGCAAACATTTTAAATGCGGTCTATCAGTTAGGAGGTTCTCCAATTGGTGTACCTAGAATAGGCTTTGGTGATAGAAGAGAACGACACTATGGACTAAGCCATCATAGTAGGACTACTTTGGGTGAATTAACGATGGTAGAGTCTAAAGTTGGTCTTCCTTATCTTGATAGGAAGAGGGCTGGAGTCATCAAGGAACAATTAGTTGAGGCTGGAATTAATAATAAACATCAGATTATATATCGTGAAGGTGATAGAGTATTAAAGGAGTTAGAAAGATTAGACTTTACCTTTAAAACTATGGGTAGAGGTTTAAAGGAAGAGAAGGAATATTTTATGACAGCAGGTGTAGCTGGAATACTTGCTAGTGAAGAGATAGGAAAGGATGGATCAGATGGATAG
- a CDS encoding NUDIX domain-containing protein, with amino-acid sequence MDSLKEKTVDSKMIFEGNIINLRVDDVKLPNGNLSKREIVEHSGGVAVVAYKDSKVILVEQFRKPGEEILLELPAGKLEKGEDKEECAHRELEEETGYRATSLEWLCSFYTSPGFTDEIIEIYLAKGLTEYEQKPDDDEFVRIKEIEIAEVSKMLEEGKFRDAKTIIGLQYLMAQLDKE; translated from the coding sequence ATGGATAGTTTAAAGGAGAAGACTGTTGATAGTAAGATGATTTTTGAAGGGAATATTATAAACTTAAGGGTTGATGATGTTAAATTGCCAAATGGTAATTTATCTAAGAGAGAGATAGTTGAGCATAGTGGAGGGGTGGCAGTTGTAGCCTATAAGGACTCTAAAGTTATTTTGGTTGAACAGTTTCGTAAGCCTGGTGAAGAGATATTATTGGAGCTTCCAGCAGGTAAACTGGAGAAAGGTGAAGATAAAGAGGAGTGTGCTCATAGGGAGCTAGAGGAGGAGACTGGGTATAGAGCAACTTCTTTAGAATGGTTATGTTCTTTTTATACTAGCCCTGGCTTTACTGATGAGATTATAGAGATTTATTTGGCTAAAGGGTTAACAGAATATGAGCAGAAGCCTGATGATGATGAGTTTGTCAGAATCAAGGAGATAGAGATTGCAGAGGTTTCCAAGATGTTAGAAGAAGGGAAGTTTAGGGATGCTAAGACGATTATAGGCTTACAGTATTTAATGGCTCAGTTAGATAAGGAGTAG
- a CDS encoding M20/M25/M40 family metallo-hydrolase, producing the protein MDQERIIKQFLDLVQIDSISKEEGKVADYLVKILEELGLEVTRDDAGEKVGGETGNIIAKLAGDATKPTLLLSAHMDTVTPGRSIKPIIKEGIVYSDGETILASDDKAGITTILEALRLVKENDIDHGNLEVVFTIGEEVGLLGAKNLDYSLIDADFGIAFDSGGEIGTIVTQAPCQDKINVKVIGKAAHAGMNPSAGINAIKVASVALSSMKLGQIDEDTTANIGVIKGGQATNIVPDLVELEGEARSLRVDKLDRQTKHMADIFRRAAAKFKAKVEIDVERMYPAFDLSRNSQIVDIAVKAARAIEIKPLLQSTGGGSDANIFNGKGIPTINVSVGMTDVHSVDENIKIDDLLNAVKFCTSMIREAAR; encoded by the coding sequence ATGGATCAGGAAAGAATTATAAAACAGTTTTTAGATTTGGTACAGATAGATAGTATCTCTAAGGAAGAAGGTAAGGTTGCTGACTATTTAGTAAAAATTTTAGAAGAATTAGGATTAGAAGTAACTAGAGATGATGCAGGGGAGAAAGTGGGTGGGGAGACTGGAAATATTATTGCCAAATTGGCTGGTGATGCTACTAAACCGACATTATTATTAAGTGCTCACATGGACACAGTTACTCCAGGCAGAAGTATTAAGCCAATCATTAAAGAGGGAATAGTTTATAGTGATGGTGAGACTATTTTAGCTTCTGATGATAAAGCTGGAATTACAACTATCTTAGAGGCTTTAAGGCTAGTTAAAGAGAATGATATTGATCATGGAAATTTAGAAGTTGTCTTTACAATTGGGGAAGAGGTTGGATTGTTAGGTGCTAAAAACTTGGATTATAGTCTAATTGATGCTGACTTTGGGATTGCTTTTGACTCTGGTGGAGAGATTGGAACGATTGTTACTCAAGCTCCTTGCCAGGATAAGATCAATGTCAAGGTAATAGGAAAGGCGGCCCATGCAGGGATGAACCCTTCAGCAGGAATCAATGCTATTAAAGTGGCAAGTGTAGCTTTATCTAGTATGAAGTTAGGTCAGATTGATGAAGATACTACAGCTAATATCGGTGTAATTAAAGGTGGTCAAGCGACAAATATTGTGCCAGATTTAGTAGAATTAGAAGGTGAGGCTCGTAGCCTTAGAGTAGATAAATTAGATAGACAGACTAAGCATATGGCAGATATCTTTAGAAGAGCTGCTGCTAAATTTAAAGCTAAGGTTGAGATTGATGTGGAGAGAATGTATCCTGCCTTTGATCTATCTAGAAATAGCCAGATTGTTGATATAGCTGTCAAGGCTGCCCGGGCCATAGAGATTAAACCTTTATTACAGTCTACTGGTGGTGGTAGTGATGCTAATATCTTTAATGGTAAAGGAATTCCAACAATAAATGTCAGTGTAGGTATGACAGATGTACATTCTGTAGATGAGAATATTAAGATCGATGATTTACTTAATGCTGTTAAGTTCTGCACTTCTATGATTAGAGAAGCAGCTAGATAG
- a CDS encoding alpha/beta hydrolase, which translates to MIAKKVILIHGYNKNQKDMITLKENLTKLGYNGLLVSLPLTFKRIEYCTSLFEERVEEIIPTLDKNEKISLVGHSTGGLIIRHFLSKTKHTAKIDRSVLIATPNQGSQLATIAAKLSTTFTKVFKTLDSLHPNNIKKLNLKDISTVEVGAIAGNKSNLLLGKLLAEENDGRVQISSVNYYGLKDFIILPYGHKEIHHQFRTAELVDSFLRIGQFKR; encoded by the coding sequence TTGATAGCAAAGAAAGTAATCTTAATACATGGATATAATAAAAATCAGAAAGATATGATTACCTTAAAGGAAAACTTGACTAAATTAGGCTATAATGGGCTATTAGTTAGCCTCCCTTTAACCTTTAAAAGAATCGAATATTGTACTTCTCTTTTTGAAGAAAGAGTAGAAGAAATAATACCAACTCTAGATAAGAATGAAAAGATTAGCCTTGTAGGTCATAGCACAGGTGGACTGATCATCAGACACTTCTTATCTAAGACAAAGCATACAGCTAAAATAGATAGATCTGTTCTGATTGCTACTCCAAATCAGGGAAGCCAATTGGCTACTATAGCTGCAAAATTATCAACTACCTTCACTAAGGTTTTTAAAACATTAGACTCATTACACCCTAATAACATAAAGAAACTAAATTTAAAAGATATAAGCACTGTTGAAGTAGGAGCAATTGCTGGCAATAAGAGCAATCTACTACTAGGTAAGCTATTAGCAGAAGAGAATGATGGTAGAGTTCAAATCAGCTCTGTAAACTATTATGGCTTAAAAGATTTTATTATCCTTCCCTATGGTCATAAAGAGATTCATCATCAATTTAGAACAGCAGAATTAGTTGATTCTTTCTTGAGAATTGGTCAATTTAAAAGATAA
- a CDS encoding TM2 domain-containing protein yields the protein MNCYIHPKKESIGTCVTCGKFICNDCNTELSGKNHCKQCVSEIFEESKKKMDKLEDNKQQQPMVFMNAGGGGGSSSSSSSSSSSTGTASVPSPHKTLIPLKSKVIAALLAIFLGTFGIHKFYLDKTGQGIVYLLLCWTGIPTMIGLIEGLVYLSTNDYIFAAKYGGRYI from the coding sequence ATGAATTGTTATATTCACCCTAAAAAAGAGTCGATTGGAACATGTGTTACCTGTGGCAAATTTATTTGTAATGATTGCAATACTGAATTATCTGGAAAAAATCATTGTAAACAATGTGTTAGTGAGATATTCGAAGAAAGTAAGAAAAAAATGGATAAGTTAGAAGATAACAAACAACAGCAACCTATGGTATTTATGAATGCAGGAGGTGGTGGTGGTTCTTCATCAAGTTCTTCATCAAGTTCTTCATCAACTGGCACAGCTAGTGTTCCATCTCCTCATAAAACTCTTATTCCTTTAAAGAGTAAGGTTATTGCTGCACTATTAGCAATTTTCCTTGGTACTTTTGGAATACATAAATTTTACTTAGATAAAACTGGGCAAGGAATAGTATACCTCTTACTTTGTTGGACTGGTATTCCAACAATGATAGGCTTAATTGAAGGATTAGTATATTTATCTACAAATGACTATATTTTTGCAGCAAAATACGGTGGTAGATATATTTAG
- a CDS encoding sodium-dependent transporter, translating to MEKNVENRDQWGSRLGFILAAVGSAVGLGNIWRFPYMVYENGGGAFLLPYFFAVLTAGIPMLVLEMGLGHKMRGSAPLAFRKIKEKYETLGWWAVLVTAVVTVYYSVIVAWAVNYMVFAVKQSWGADPNAFFFKDYLGATGFWDFGSIKTNVLLGLAVVWGITYVILYNGIKEGIEKASKIFMPLLIVLLGVMVVRGVTLPGAIEGLNHFLEPDFSVLKDYNVWVSAYGQVFFTLSLGFGIMIAYSSYLPKKSDVVNNAFITAFANCGFSFLSGFAVFGILGYMAQAQGVPINEVASGGIGLAFIVFPKAINLLPGMNSFFGILFFMSLVVAGLSSIISLVEAFTSSIMDKFKMTRKKAVTVVSLGGFLCTIVFATGLGISILDLVDHFLNNYGLAVVGLAECIILGYLWKLTTVKEHVNQVSDFKVGNWWDISIKYITSIVLGYMLIMKVKTELTVAYGGYPTSALMTLGWGLVIGLLVLAYVMKNISWNEDVLLNVDAAKGEM from the coding sequence ATGGAGAAGAATGTAGAAAATCGTGACCAATGGGGGAGTAGGCTTGGGTTTATTTTAGCTGCAGTTGGTTCTGCCGTTGGTTTAGGGAACATTTGGCGTTTCCCTTATATGGTTTATGAAAATGGTGGAGGTGCATTCTTATTACCTTACTTTTTTGCAGTATTGACTGCGGGAATCCCGATGTTAGTTTTAGAGATGGGATTAGGGCATAAGATGAGAGGTTCTGCACCATTAGCCTTTAGAAAGATTAAAGAGAAGTATGAGACTTTAGGTTGGTGGGCAGTATTAGTAACTGCTGTAGTAACCGTTTATTATTCTGTTATCGTTGCTTGGGCTGTTAATTACATGGTCTTTGCCGTTAAACAGAGTTGGGGAGCTGACCCTAATGCTTTCTTCTTTAAAGATTACTTAGGAGCTACTGGTTTCTGGGACTTTGGAAGTATTAAAACGAATGTATTATTGGGTTTAGCTGTAGTTTGGGGAATTACTTATGTTATCCTTTATAATGGTATTAAAGAAGGGATTGAAAAGGCAAGTAAGATATTTATGCCTTTATTAATAGTCTTACTTGGTGTTATGGTTGTCAGAGGTGTGACGTTACCAGGGGCTATAGAAGGGTTAAACCACTTCTTAGAACCAGATTTCTCTGTACTAAAGGACTATAATGTATGGGTTAGTGCTTATGGACAGGTATTCTTTACATTGAGTTTAGGTTTTGGAATTATGATTGCTTATTCTAGTTACTTACCAAAAAAATCTGATGTTGTTAATAATGCTTTTATTACAGCTTTTGCAAACTGTGGATTCAGTTTCTTATCAGGGTTTGCTGTATTTGGTATCTTAGGATATATGGCACAAGCACAAGGTGTACCAATTAATGAGGTTGCTAGTGGTGGAATTGGATTAGCATTTATTGTATTCCCTAAAGCAATTAACTTATTGCCAGGGATGAACTCTTTCTTTGGAATTCTATTCTTTATGTCATTGGTTGTTGCTGGATTATCATCAATCATCTCTTTGGTTGAAGCCTTTACATCTTCAATTATGGATAAGTTTAAGATGACTAGAAAGAAAGCTGTTACTGTAGTATCTCTAGGTGGATTCTTATGTACTATTGTATTTGCAACAGGTTTAGGAATCTCAATCTTAGACTTAGTAGACCACTTCTTAAATAACTATGGATTAGCTGTAGTAGGATTGGCTGAATGTATCATCTTAGGTTACTTATGGAAGTTAACTACAGTAAAAGAGCATGTAAATCAAGTTTCTGACTTTAAAGTTGGTAACTGGTGGGATATCTCTATTAAGTATATAACTTCTATTGTTCTAGGTTACATGTTGATTATGAAGGTTAAAACAGAGCTTACTGTAGCTTATGGAGGATATCCAACTAGTGCCCTTATGACCTTAGGTTGGGGACTTGTTATCGGTCTATTAGTTTTAGCTTATGTGATGAAGAATATCAGCTGGAATGAAGATGTATTATTAAATGTAGATGCTGCAAAGGGGGAGATGTAA